In Deltaproteobacteria bacterium, the DNA window TTGCTCGAACGCTGCGCCCGGCGCGAGACGTGGCTCGGCAACATTCTCGCCGACGGGCCGAAAGAATTGGCCGAAGAGTTAGGCGGCGAAGCGAAGAATTGGGTAGTGCACACCAAAGGTGGCACGCCGGCGCAACATGAGTGGCGTCCGATGCTGAGCCAAATGCTGCGCGAGCTGGTCGCCAGCGGCGGCATGAAGCCGCAAGGCGCCGGTGGCAAGGAACCTCCCGACGATTTGAAGTATCGTGAAAAGTGGGGACCGCTCGATCCTAATCAGCCCGACGGCTGGACGAGTTCGCATCTGATCACCGAAAAAGTCCGCCAAGCCTGCGGCATCATGGGCGGCTGCTGGTTCGCCTTGAACGACAAGCCGCGTGACGGCGTGCAGAGCATGCTCGACGCGCTGAACGCCACCACAGGATGGGATGTAAGCCTGGATGAACTCATCGACGCCGGCCACCGCGCGATTATTTTACAAAGCGTCTTCGGCACTCAGCGCGGCTGGATCGCCGAACATGACTGGCAAGATGTCGGCCCGCGCTTTTTGGAACCGATCCCCGACGGCAAATACCAAGGCTTCACAATTGCGAAATGGTTGCCCGGCTTGGTTTATGAATATTACAAAATCTCCGGCCGCCACGAACACACCGGCCGGCCGTTCATGGACACGCTGGAAAAATTGGGGATCGAGGAATTCAAAGAGTGGAGCCAGTTAGATTGAGCTGAAACTTATCGACGCATTACCTTTTTCTTATTCCGTCATTCCCGCGTACGCGGGAATCCAGGTTTATTCCTTACCTGGGCTCCCGCTTTCGCGGGAGCGACGACTGACGGAGACCTGAATGAAAAACAGACCAAAGTCCCGATTGAGAATGTTCATCGTAATTCTGCTCGTGGCACAATTTCTACTCGCAGCCGCCGCGCACGCCCAAGCGTTAAAAAAAATCCGCCTGGCCAGCTCGTCGACCAACGTCTCGTTCCTCGCTCTCTACACCGCGCTCCATCGCGGCTTCTTCAAAGACGAAGGCATCGATCTGGAAATCATTTTTATGCCGGCCAATCTCGCCAGCACGGCGGTACTGAACGGCGACGTCGATTTCAACGGCGCTGTCACCGGCACCATCGGCGCCGCGGTGCAAGGCCGGCCGATGAAGGTCCTGCTCTTCACCGTGTCCAAGCCGTTGCTGTTCTTGGTAAGCCAGAAAAACATCAAAGACGTAAAACAACTCAAAGGCAAAAAAATCGCCGGCAGCTCGCCTGGCGGCTCGGCGACGCTGCTGGCGAACCAAGCGCTCAAACAAATCGGTTTGGAACCTGGCAAAGACGTCTCGGTTTTGCAAATGTCCGGCAGCGCCGCCAGCCGCTACGCAGTTTTAGAATCCGGCGTGGTCGAAGCGTCGTTGTTGTCCGTACCGGAAAATATCATCGCTGTCGAAAAAGGTTACAACGAGTTGCTGTTTCTCGGCGATGTCGTCGAGTTTCCCCAAAACGGCTTCGGCACTTCGGATAAACGCATTCGTGAAAACCCGGACGAAGTCTACCGCATGGTGCGTGCCACGCTGCGCGGCCTGCAATTCATCTGGGATAAAAACAACAGCGAAGCAGTGACCAATGTCCTGATGAAGCAATGGAAAGTCAGCGACCGCAAGATGGCCGCCGAGATGTCGCGCCAAGTTGGCCGAGTGCTGACCAAAGACGCCTACGTCAAACCGGAATCCGTGCAAGTATTGATCGACCTCGCCCGCGAGAGCGCCAAAGTCAGCAAACCGGTTTCAGTCTCAGATGTCGTCGATTACAGTTTCTTGGATCGAGCAAGGAAAGAGTTGGGGATCGGGAAATAGATTTTTGGGGTTCGAGTGTTGGGTTTCGGGTGGATGACCGAACGGAGCTATGTAGGGGCGCGATTCATCGCGCCCTCTTGGCGGTGCGGTAGGACGGGGGGACCCCTCGATGCGCGGCCGATGACGGCCGCTACTCGGGGAATCGGATTGGATTTTCCGATTCCCCGAGTAGCCCGTAAGGGCGTAGCGCGGGGCGTCCGATAATTCCAGACGCTAGACTCAATACGCGCTAAAGCAACGGATCGATAATCACCTTGATCGAATCCAGCCCACTCGCCGTCAGCTGAAAACCGACGCCGGTTTCCGCCAACGGCAAGCGATGCGTCACCATGTCGGCAACGCGCACCTTGCGTCCGCGAATCAACTCCAGCGCTTCTTTCAAATCGTCGCCGCTGCCGGCGTAGGAAGTGACCACGTTAATCTCGTCGCGCCAGAAATCGAACAGCGGGATCGGCACATCGACGCCGGCCGTCGTCGGCGCGAAAAACAATAGCGTACCGCCGCGGTCGACCGACTTAACCGCCTGCTGAATCGCCGCCATGGCGCCCGTGCAAACGATCACCAGATCCGCCAAGCGGCCGTCGTTCAACTCTTTGAGCCGCGCTGGCACGTCTTCAGCGCCGTGAATAGCGGCATCGGCGCCGAACCGTTTCGCCGCGTTCAAACGATACTCACTGATATCGGTGGCGATGACGCGCGCCGCGCCGCGCGAGCGAGCGAGTTGAATGTGTAGCAAACCGGAAATCCCGCTACCGATGACCAAAACCGTCTGCCCCGCAGCAAGCTTGGCAAAACGCTGCGCCCGCACGACGCAAGCCAGCGGCTCGATGAACGAACCCTCGTCAAACGTCATCGAATCGGGAATGGGCAGCGTGCCGAGTTCGACGTTGATCTTCGGCACGCGAATATATTCGGCGAAGCCACCAGGCTCGAAGTGAGTCGCGCGCAGTAAATCACAGACGGATTGATGCCCTGCTGTACAGTAGCGGCAGGTGCCGCAAGACACATGATGCGTCGAAAAGATCCGATCGCCGACTTTGAATCCTTCAACACCCGCGCCAACTTCGACGACTTCCGCGGTGATCTCATGGCCGAGGACAAGAGGTGCTTTCCTGACTCGGTACCACTCCATGAGATCGCTGCCGCAGATTCCGCTCGCACGAGTTCGAATTAAGATCTCACCAGCGCCGATTTTCGGCACTGGCAATTCTTCCAACCGCACATCACGGTTGTTGTAGTACATAGCGACGCGCATGCTCATTGTCCGCGGAATAAGTTGCAGTAGCCTTATTTTTTCAGCTCGCTTTACGTGCCTTGGAGCTTTTCTCACTCCCGTAAATCTTGAATGCTTCTTTAACCGATACATTGTCATGCACGATCGCGCGCACCGCTTTGATCATCCCTACAGGAGAATCGGACTGAAAAATATTCCGGCCCATGTCGACGCCGACGGCGCCGTAGGTAACCGCATTATGCGCCAATTCGAGCGCTTCCAACTCCGGCGTCTTCTTGCCGCCGGCGACGATGACGGGGATCGGACAGCTGCCGATCAACTCTTCGAAGTTGTCGCAATAATAAGTCTTGACGATATGCGCGCCCATTTCCGCGGCGATGCGGCAGGACAATCCTAAATAGCGCACGTCACGCGCCATGTCTTTGCCGACGGCAGTGACGGCGAGCACCGGGATGCCGTATTTCTCGCCTTCGTCGACCAGCTTGGCGAGACTGACCAAAGTCTCTTTCTCGAACTCCGAGCCGACGAAGATCGACAGCGCGATCGCTGAGACGTTCAAGCGAATGCACTCTTCCATCGAAACAGTAATCTCTTCGTTGGACAATTCTTTGAGAATGCTCGTGCCGCCGGAGACCCGCAGGACAATCGGCTTGTCCGCCTTGGCGTCCACCGAAGTTCTGAGTACGCCGCGCGTCAGCATGATCGAGTCGGCGTGGGGCATCAGTGGTTCGATGGTTTTGCGCGGCTCTTCCAAACCGCTGGTCGGTCCGAGAAAGTAGCCGTGGTCGACGGCGAGCATCACGGCCCGTCCATCCGCTTTTATAATTCGCGCCAAACGATTGGCCATTCCCCAGTTCATCGACATAAGCCCTCCCGAGAGTAGGAATGATTTCGCCGAAAACTATCACAAAAAGGATTTGAATGTGAACCGGCAATTTGACAGCACGGCGCTGGAATTGTAGGTTCAACGGCAAAGCCAGGAGGAACTATGCCAATTGAAATCATCGATATGGTCAAGAAGGCGGGCGAAGGCAAACGCCAAGTGATCTTCAACACCAACCGTTTTCACGCTTGGGTCCATGTCTATCCAAAAACCGGCGATGCCGACGACATGCACTGTCACAACGCCGATCAAACTTTCTACGTCATCGACGGCGAGTGCACCATGCATTTCCCCGACGGCGGCAAGGCGCTCATGACGCCGGGCATGGCGGCGACCATCACCGGAGGTTCGTTCTATCAGCTGGAAAATAGCGGCAGCGGACCGATGGTCTTGATGGGCAACCGCTCCGGACCGTCGGAAGCGATCCAGCACATCAACTATGAGCTGCGCACAGACATTAAGAAACTGTCCAAAGAAGAGGCGGAAAAAATTCGCCATCCCAGTAACACGGGGGTTTAGGGCGGAGTTGGTAGGTCAATTTACCGCATCTTCTCGCCGATGCATGATCGGCCAAAGATAGCGCCCACCCAAGCCGAGCAGAATCAGCGCGCCGCCGGTTAAAGTCGCGCGGGACGGAATTTCACCGACGGTCAACGCCACCCACAGCGGATTGAGCACCGGCTCGATCAGCGCGATCAGCGACGCCTCCTGCAACGAAACCGTTTGCAGCCCCTTGGAAAAAAGAAAATAGGGCATGCCGAGCTGCACGGCGCCCATGATCGCGAGTATCGCCGCTTGCTGCCAAGTCAACGCGAGCCGCGAGCGAACCACCAACAGCAGCAACAGCGCGCAAACCATATTGTTGATCCAAGTTAAATAAATCGGGCTGACATTTTTCGTGCGGCCGAGATTGATCATGTAAGCGGCGAACAACACGCCGCTCAAGAGCGCGAGCAAGACGCCCCTCATCTCCGGCGCGCCGGCGCTGTCGAATGAAATAATCGCCACACCGACCATCGCGACGCCGAGAGCCAGGCCGTTTAAGCGAGAAATTTTCTCGCCCAACACCAGCCGAGAAAAAAGAAAGACGAACACCGGCGCCGTGTACTGCAAGACTATCGCATTGGCCGCCGTGGTGAGCTTGTTGGCCGCGACAAACGCGCTGATCGCCGCCGTGTAGGTCACGACTGAAACGAATATCGCCGGCGAAAGGCGCAGCTGACTCGGCCGCACAAAGGGCAAAAAGACCAACGACGCGAACAGGCTACGATAAAAGACGATGGTCAACGGATGGAGATCGAGAAATTTTATGAAGACACCGGCAAGGCTCCAAAGAAACGCCGCGGCAAGAATGAGCCAGCGGCCGCGCTCAACATCGCGCCGGCTCGGCAGATAGAAATTCGAATCAGTCATCGCGAGAGCCAGACCGTAGCAGCACCACCACCGCGCCGCAATGCAGCAAGCGCGCGCCCCCACCTTCATCCTCCCCCGCTTGCGGGGGAGGAAAGAGGAGGGGGATTTACCGCGAACTACAGAATAAATAATTTGACATTCGTTGGGGCCGGTCGCGACCGGCCCTCTGAACGCAAGCGCACGGCGGCACAAAAAAAAGGGACGAAACGCCAAGCGTCTCGTCCCTTTGAATGAAAATTTAAAAAGCCGATCGGTAAACCGCTATTGGCGGTCGGAAACCACCGAGACCTTGAGAGTCACCGTCAGGTCAGCGGACAGGCGCACCGGCACGTCGTAGTCGCCGGCGACTTTGATGGTTTCGGCGAGATGAATCTTACGCCGGTCGACGGTGAGACCCTTGGCCTTGAGCGCCTTTTCGATCTGAATGTTGGTCACCGAGCCGAACAACTTGCCTTCTTCGCCGACCTTCATCGGGATCACCAGCGCCACGCCGTTCAACTGGTCGCCCACCGCTTGGGCTTGACGCAGAACTTTCTGCTTTTGGTCGCCGACGATTTTCTTGTGGTGATCGAGGGTTTTTAAGTTCTTCTTGTTGGCTTCGAGCACCAAGCCGCGCGGCAATAAAAAGTTGCGCGCGTAGCCGTCGCGCACACGGACGATCTCGCCGATCTTGCCGAGATTGACGACGTCTTCTTTCAAAATAACTTCCATGGTTCCTCCACTAAGCTGCTTCGTTGGGCGTGAGGTTGTCTTTGCTCAAACGGCGAAAATCGCCCCACAGATCGAACAGACCCAGCCCCACCACCAGCAGCGTAAAAATTTGTTGAAACACGATCAGCACATAGGTCAAGCCGCGTAAAAAGCGCGGCACTTTGTTCTTGTGAAAAAAAAACCCGATCACCGCCAGCCCCTGGGCGAAATAGTACGCGCTAATCACCAGCAACAGATTCGCCGCCACCACTCTCGCCGCGCCCGGCGCCGGAACGAAAAGCGTGAAACCGCAAGCTATCAAACCCCACACCAGCGGCTCTGGGCCCTTCCACTCGCGCAGGTTCGTCAAGGTAAACCAGCTCGCGCGCTGTTCGGGATAGCGCCGGCCAAGATAGAGAATATTGACCAGCGCGATGAACGCGAAACTGAGCAGCAACAAAGCCGGCAGCACCTGCAAGAGCATGTCGATGATCTGCGGCGCTCTCTCTTTGAGCAGCGCAATGCCGTCCTGCGGAAAGCCCATTTTTTCCTGCATGCGCACGGCGGCTGCCATTTTCTGGGTCATGCCTTGGCGAAAGTCGTTGAACATCGCCGACCACGAACCGAAAAAAAACCATGAGATGGCTGCGGTCAACGCCAGCATCACACCCGCCACGCCGGCAACTAAATGGTCGATCACGCGCAGCCAACCCAACAAGCTCAACAGCATCGCCGCCATGACGGCAAAGATGCCATAGATCAAGGCCAGCTCCTCGCCGGCTAAAATGATCAACGCGACGATGGCGACTCCCAAGAGCGCCATGCCGCCGGCGGCGCCGAACTTGAAACCGAACATCAGCACGGGCTGGACGACAAAGGGCAGGAGAATCACGCCCAGCGGCGGCACGCCAATCGCGCTCATGAAGATGAAAACGCTGGCGGCCAAAGCCAAAAGAAACTTACTGATGACTTCGAGCCGCCCCATCACATAGATCCAAGAAAAAGCTTAGGTATTGGCGGTGGTAAACGGCAGTAACGCCACGCTACGTGCCCGCTTGATGGCGGTGGTCAGCAGACGTTGATGGCCGGTGCAATTGCCGGTGATGCGGCTCGGCGTCATCTTGCCCCGTTCGGTGACGAACTGCGTCAGCATGCGCAAATCTTTATAGTCGATCTTGAGCGTTTTATCGGCGCAAAACCGGCACACCTTACGCCGAAACATCGGCCGGCGGCGCTGTCCACCCCTGTCTTCATCCGATCGCTCGCGGCTCGGGCGCGCGCTCCGTTCGTATTGTGCCATAGATTAAACTACCTCTTTCTCCAAATTAAACCGTCACTGCCATCCACCGACGAATATGCAGCAGTCGAATCAATGACTAGCGGCATGTAAAAATTGCTATTCCGCAGGCGGTTCGGCGGGCTTCGCTACGGCCGCCTCTTCGGTGTGACGCCGCGGATCTTCATTGCGCCGTGGATCTTCGACATAACGCGGCGTCGAAGGACTCACGGTGGGCGTGGTTTCGTCGGCGCGCACGGTCAGATAGCGCAGAATCCCGTCAGTGAGCCGGATATTACGTTCTAGTTCATCCACCGCTTTGCCGGTGGCCTGGTAACGTATCAAGGTGTAGAAGCCGCGACCTTGCTTTTCGATGCGATAAGCGAGGTCGCGAGCGCCCCACTCATCGACGGCAGTCACGGTGCCTTCCTGGCCTTCGATGACCTTCTTGAAACGCTCGATGAACTCTTTGTTGCGCGGCCCTTTTTCGGGATGAACCACAAAAAGGGTTTCATATAGAATCACAGTATTCGTACCCTCCCTAGCAAGACGTTTTTTCTAACATAGCCACCCGCTGTTTACAACGTAAGCGGGCTAGCCATCGGCCCGGTTATAGTGCTCCATGGCGCGCTGCGCTCCGTCCTGCAGCAGGCAGCCAACGGCAGCTGCGGTGCGGTCGAGGATGGCGCCGAGCCGGTTTTTCTCCTCG includes these proteins:
- a CDS encoding ABC transporter substrate-binding protein, yielding MKNRPKSRLRMFIVILLVAQFLLAAAAHAQALKKIRLASSSTNVSFLALYTALHRGFFKDEGIDLEIIFMPANLASTAVLNGDVDFNGAVTGTIGAAVQGRPMKVLLFTVSKPLLFLVSQKNIKDVKQLKGKKIAGSSPGGSATLLANQALKQIGLEPGKDVSVLQMSGSAASRYAVLESGVVEASLLSVPENIIAVEKGYNELLFLGDVVEFPQNGFGTSDKRIRENPDEVYRMVRATLRGLQFIWDKNNSEAVTNVLMKQWKVSDRKMAAEMSRQVGRVLTKDAYVKPESVQVLIDLARESAKVSKPVSVSDVVDYSFLDRARKELGIGK
- a CDS encoding alcohol dehydrogenase — translated: MRVAMYYNNRDVRLEELPVPKIGAGEILIRTRASGICGSDLMEWYRVRKAPLVLGHEITAEVVEVGAGVEGFKVGDRIFSTHHVSCGTCRYCTAGHQSVCDLLRATHFEPGGFAEYIRVPKINVELGTLPIPDSMTFDEGSFIEPLACVVRAQRFAKLAAGQTVLVIGSGISGLLHIQLARSRGAARVIATDISEYRLNAAKRFGADAAIHGAEDVPARLKELNDGRLADLVIVCTGAMAAIQQAVKSVDRGGTLLFFAPTTAGVDVPIPLFDFWRDEINVVTSYAGSGDDLKEALELIRGRKVRVADMVTHRLPLAETGVGFQLTASGLDSIKVIIDPLL
- a CDS encoding 3-hydroxy-5-phosphonooxypentane-2,4-dione thiolase yields the protein MNWGMANRLARIIKADGRAVMLAVDHGYFLGPTSGLEEPRKTIEPLMPHADSIMLTRGVLRTSVDAKADKPIVLRVSGGTSILKELSNEEITVSMEECIRLNVSAIALSIFVGSEFEKETLVSLAKLVDEGEKYGIPVLAVTAVGKDMARDVRYLGLSCRIAAEMGAHIVKTYYCDNFEELIGSCPIPVIVAGGKKTPELEALELAHNAVTYGAVGVDMGRNIFQSDSPVGMIKAVRAIVHDNVSVKEAFKIYGSEKSSKARKAS
- a CDS encoding cupin domain-containing protein; the encoded protein is MPIEIIDMVKKAGEGKRQVIFNTNRFHAWVHVYPKTGDADDMHCHNADQTFYVIDGECTMHFPDGGKALMTPGMAATITGGSFYQLENSGSGPMVLMGNRSGPSEAIQHINYELRTDIKKLSKEEAEKIRHPSNTGV
- a CDS encoding EamA/RhaT family transporter, translated to MKVGARACCIAARWWCCYGLALAMTDSNFYLPSRRDVERGRWLILAAAFLWSLAGVFIKFLDLHPLTIVFYRSLFASLVFLPFVRPSQLRLSPAIFVSVVTYTAAISAFVAANKLTTAANAIVLQYTAPVFVFLFSRLVLGEKISRLNGLALGVAMVGVAIISFDSAGAPEMRGVLLALLSGVLFAAYMINLGRTKNVSPIYLTWINNMVCALLLLLVVRSRLALTWQQAAILAIMGAVQLGMPYFLFSKGLQTVSLQEASLIALIEPVLNPLWVALTVGEIPSRATLTGGALILLGLGGRYLWPIMHRREDAVN
- a CDS encoding 50S ribosomal protein L9; its protein translation is MEVILKEDVVNLGKIGEIVRVRDGYARNFLLPRGLVLEANKKNLKTLDHHKKIVGDQKQKVLRQAQAVGDQLNGVALVIPMKVGEEGKLFGSVTNIQIEKALKAKGLTVDRRKIHLAETIKVAGDYDVPVRLSADLTVTLKVSVVSDRQ
- a CDS encoding DUF2232 domain-containing protein, translating into MGRLEVISKFLLALAASVFIFMSAIGVPPLGVILLPFVVQPVLMFGFKFGAAGGMALLGVAIVALIILAGEELALIYGIFAVMAAMLLSLLGWLRVIDHLVAGVAGVMLALTAAISWFFFGSWSAMFNDFRQGMTQKMAAAVRMQEKMGFPQDGIALLKERAPQIIDMLLQVLPALLLLSFAFIALVNILYLGRRYPEQRASWFTLTNLREWKGPEPLVWGLIACGFTLFVPAPGAARVVAANLLLVISAYYFAQGLAVIGFFFHKNKVPRFLRGLTYVLIVFQQIFTLLVVGLGLFDLWGDFRRLSKDNLTPNEAA
- the rpsR gene encoding 30S ribosomal protein S18, whose translation is MAQYERSARPSRERSDEDRGGQRRRPMFRRKVCRFCADKTLKIDYKDLRMLTQFVTERGKMTPSRITGNCTGHQRLLTTAIKRARSVALLPFTTANT
- the rpsF gene encoding 30S ribosomal protein S6 — protein: MILYETLFVVHPEKGPRNKEFIERFKKVIEGQEGTVTAVDEWGARDLAYRIEKQGRGFYTLIRYQATGKAVDELERNIRLTDGILRYLTVRADETTPTVSPSTPRYVEDPRRNEDPRRHTEEAAVAKPAEPPAE